A stretch of Arachis hypogaea cultivar Tifrunner chromosome 15, arahy.Tifrunner.gnm2.J5K5, whole genome shotgun sequence DNA encodes these proteins:
- the LOC112750351 gene encoding uncharacterized protein, translated as MSSNQSSSGSAGVKENASEVVIVDDDKEEGELEEGEIDDDGADPEASVTERVQSVAECGVVASDTDSTSHKLSVREVLEGVTVANVEKSFEGTCSTHGAIRNDFTDLTFYGGYDIKFGICFP; from the exons ATGTCTTCCAATCAATCATCTTCTGGGTCTGCTGGTGTTAAGGAGAATGCAAGCGAGGTGGTGATTGTGGATGATGATAAAGAGGAAGGAGAGTTGGAGGAGGGTGAGATTGATGATGATGGCGCTGACCCTGAAGCATCAGTAACAGAGAGGGTTCAGAGTGTTGCTGAATGTGGTGTAGTTGCTTCAGATACTGATTCCACATCTCATAAGCTCAGTGTTAGGGAGGTTCTGGAGGGTGTTACAGTTGCTAATGTGGAGAA ATCGTTTGAGGGGACTTGCTCTACTCATGGTGCCATCAGAAATGATTTCACTGACTTGAC GTTTTATGGGGGCTATGATATCAAATTTGGCATTTGTTTTCCGTAA